From the genome of Spinacia oleracea cultivar Varoflay chromosome 2, BTI_SOV_V1, whole genome shotgun sequence, one region includes:
- the LOC130467858 gene encoding protein argonaute 10-like, whose protein sequence is MVGRIIFERYLISVHGATAGRFWCWYYFLHGTVVDTKICHPTDFDFFLCSHAGIQGTSRPAHYHVLWDDNKFSADEIQSLTNNLCYTKGNTRRFWAATIFFFFLLGVKRNR, encoded by the exons ATGGTTGGTCGTATCATTTTCGAGA GATATCTCATTTCTGTACATGGGGCGACTGCTGGAAGGTTTTGGTGTTGGTATTATTTCCTACACG GCACAGTGGTAGATACTAAAATATGTCACCCAACCGATTTTGATTTCTTTCTATGCAGTCATGCTGGTATTCAG GGAACCAGCAGACCAGCTCATTACCATGTTCTCTGGGACGATAACAAATTCTCAGCTGATGAGATACAATCTCTAACGAACAATCTCTGTTATAC CAAGGGAAACACTAGAAGATTCTGGGCagcaactattttttttttttttttgttgggtgtCAAGAGAAACCGTTAG